A window from Corynebacterium accolens encodes these proteins:
- a CDS encoding type II secretion system F family protein, translating into MMAFICLALAVLVGLPATKGRLGPATAQNAAQHTAKTPRAGPRKRDGATARGGLMSKLQPSTTVDPLLVAGDIELFAACLSAGLTVHAAATAVARTAEADSQHLWETVSALLGVGVPTESAWDHMKGHAGLEDVAGLVILSGQSGATIAAGCTRICTSLRAEASAHATAKAERAGVFIALPLAVCFLPAFIVLGLAPVVISLGAQLF; encoded by the coding sequence ATGATGGCCTTTATCTGCTTAGCGCTGGCTGTGCTCGTCGGGTTGCCGGCCACCAAAGGGCGGCTGGGACCTGCTACGGCACAAAACGCAGCGCAGCACACGGCGAAGACCCCGCGCGCCGGCCCAAGAAAGCGCGATGGCGCAACAGCGCGCGGGGGATTGATGAGCAAACTCCAGCCCTCTACCACCGTGGATCCACTCCTCGTGGCCGGGGATATCGAACTTTTCGCAGCTTGCCTGAGTGCGGGCCTGACGGTGCACGCGGCTGCTACGGCAGTCGCGCGCACGGCAGAGGCCGATTCCCAGCACCTGTGGGAGACGGTATCCGCGCTCCTAGGGGTTGGCGTACCCACGGAATCTGCATGGGACCACATGAAAGGCCATGCGGGACTAGAGGACGTGGCGGGGCTTGTCATCTTATCGGGCCAATCCGGCGCCACCATAGCCGCCGGATGCACGCGAATCTGTACTTCTTTGCGCGCCGAAGCATCTGCTCACGCTACGGCTAAAGCAGAGCGTGCAGGAGTATTCATTGCCCTCCCGCTGGCGGTGTGCTTCCTGCCAGCATTCATCGTTCTAGGCCTCGCGCCCGTAGTGATCAGCTTGGGTGCGCAGCTTTTCTAG
- a CDS encoding type II secretion system F family protein, producing the protein MLSFLLLAAALLLSAPSSAARIAGKGSRIKASSLVILGAVFCGSLVFFSVGRMSIAVAAAIIAWCVSWYIKDIMAARARRRGREALAGYFGVVTADLRAGATLASALSRGAESLPATTPRDMIAALESTATAAARGAPPHVALSGAHADAELTRLGHLLELSTQHGIAVASLFEQAQSRMDALRRHHQSTAAGLQGPQATATVLACLPIAGIAMGGAMGANSLGFLLGGGLGGILLVIGVGLACGGFAWSRVIIRKAAP; encoded by the coding sequence ATGCTTAGCTTCTTATTGCTCGCCGCAGCTCTCTTGCTGTCTGCGCCCTCGAGCGCGGCCCGCATTGCTGGCAAGGGCAGCCGGATAAAGGCCAGCTCCTTAGTCATTTTGGGCGCCGTATTCTGTGGCAGCTTGGTCTTCTTCTCGGTCGGGCGGATGAGCATTGCGGTTGCGGCAGCGATCATCGCCTGGTGCGTGTCGTGGTATATCAAGGACATCATGGCCGCCCGCGCGCGCCGGCGCGGCCGCGAAGCCCTAGCCGGATACTTTGGGGTCGTCACCGCTGACCTGCGCGCCGGGGCAACCCTTGCAAGCGCGCTATCGCGCGGGGCGGAGTCCCTTCCCGCGACGACGCCGCGGGATATGATCGCAGCCTTAGAATCCACCGCTACCGCCGCTGCGCGCGGTGCGCCCCCACACGTGGCGCTCTCTGGCGCCCATGCGGATGCAGAACTTACCCGGCTGGGACACCTGCTCGAATTATCGACACAGCACGGCATCGCGGTGGCCAGCCTCTTTGAGCAGGCCCAAAGCCGGATGGATGCGCTGCGCCGCCACCACCAATCCACCGCGGCCGGCCTGCAAGGGCCCCAAGCTACGGCCACGGTCTTGGCCTGCCTGCCCATTGCGGGCATCGCCATGGGTGGGGCGATGGGGGCCAATTCGCTGGGCTTCTTGCTCGGCGGGGGATTAGGCGGAATCCTGCTGGTCATCGGGGTGGGGCTTGCCTGCGGCGGCTTTGCCTGGTCCCGCGTCATTATCAGGAAGGCGGCACCATGA
- a CDS encoding Rv3654c family TadE-like protein gives MTSRLRGEDGYATIAATGIIVAIVSLLLVIVAVGSRVTARHEAQVAADLAAVAGAWALATGKDACAAAESTARDNGASLEECTENVPDIIAVAAVRGQSAKAKAGPV, from the coding sequence ATGACTAGCAGGCTCCGCGGCGAGGATGGATACGCCACCATCGCAGCCACCGGAATCATCGTCGCCATTGTCAGCTTATTGCTGGTCATCGTGGCGGTGGGATCTCGTGTGACCGCGCGCCATGAAGCGCAAGTGGCCGCGGACCTTGCCGCCGTGGCCGGCGCGTGGGCCTTAGCCACCGGCAAGGATGCATGTGCAGCCGCAGAAAGCACCGCGCGGGATAACGGCGCGAGCCTCGAGGAATGCACAGAAAATGTACCCGATATCATCGCCGTTGCCGCGGTGCGCGGCCAGAGCGCCAAGGCCAAGGCGGGCCCAGTCTAA
- a CDS encoding DEAD/DEAH box helicase: MSHPAGDNPIGEELLDLIQRRLSESTLTFHTTLPAQRARYADWPEWVLPGLKEKVVDGGIGKLYAHQAELAECAWQGRDAVISTGTSSGKSLGYQLPILTRLAEDQTACALYLTPTKALGSDQLQSTLELCRGIPELKNVVPAPYDGDTPQESRAGVREHSRLVFSNPDMVHMSMLAAHARWARVLRHLEFIVIDECHSYRGVFGANVALVVRRLLRLCRHYGSRPTIIYASATMNDPARHAERLTGRPAHAITEDSAPTGARTVALWEPGFLEGAEGEHGAPVRRAATTEAAEMMAXFXAEGARTMXFVRSRRSAEVVAMVAAETLSGSLGRPDFAQRIAAYRAGYLAEDRRRLEQALDDASLLGVATTSALELGIDVGGLDAVVTAGFPGTVASFWQQAGRAGRRGQGSLVVLVARDEPMDTYLVHHPDALLGKPVEASVFNPTNPYILFGHLYCAAVEKPLDDATIAEWGARDVIHQLAEQGLVRRRERGWFAVPIPASSAEELSPETAHSAVSLRGGAGEEVMIVDASDGRLLGTIDAARATSQVHPGAVYLHQGESFVIEELLLADYVALARPETPEYSTTPRSTTDIRIVREADNLVNYSPGLWVADVEVEVTDRVTGYQVRLADGTIGDDIPLDLPEQRLTTRAVAYTIDPLALSAMGITAADIPGTLHAAEHAAIGLLPLIATCDRWDIGGVSTALHADTQLPTVFVYDGHPGGAGFAEEGFRRFPEWIAATFEAVRSCPCEAGCPSCVQSPKCGNGNNPLSKDGAIKLLGALVTMTQDAAV; this comes from the coding sequence TTGTCTCACCCGGCTGGCGATAACCCCATTGGTGAAGAGCTCCTAGACCTCATCCAGCGGCGCCTTTCTGAGTCCACCCTGACGTTTCACACCACGCTCCCGGCGCAACGGGCCCGCTACGCCGATTGGCCGGAGTGGGTGCTGCCGGGGTTGAAGGAGAAGGTGGTAGATGGGGGCATCGGCAAGCTCTATGCGCACCAGGCCGAGCTCGCCGAATGCGCGTGGCAGGGCCGCGACGCGGTAATTTCCACCGGTACCTCGTCCGGAAAATCCCTGGGCTATCAGCTGCCCATCCTCACCCGGCTGGCAGAGGATCAGACCGCGTGCGCGCTCTACCTCACCCCCACCAAGGCCCTCGGATCGGACCAGCTGCAGTCCACGCTCGAGCTGTGCCGCGGGATTCCGGAGCTCAAGAACGTGGTGCCCGCGCCCTATGACGGCGATACGCCCCAGGAGTCGCGGGCGGGCGTGCGCGAGCATTCGCGCCTGGTGTTTTCCAATCCCGATATGGTGCACATGTCCATGCTGGCCGCGCACGCGCGGTGGGCGCGGGTGCTGCGCCACCTGGAGTTCATTGTCATCGATGAATGCCATTCCTACCGGGGCGTATTCGGCGCCAATGTGGCCCTGGTGGTGCGCCGCCTGCTCCGTCTGTGCCGGCATTATGGATCGCGGCCCACCATCATTTATGCCTCCGCAACCATGAATGATCCGGCGCGGCATGCCGAGCGCCTCACCGGCCGCCCGGCGCATGCGATTACTGAGGATTCCGCCCCCACCGGCGCGCGCACGGTCGCGCTCTGGGAGCCTGGATTCCTGGAGGGTGCGGAAGGCGAGCACGGCGCCCCCGTCCGGCGCGCGGCCACGACKGAGGCCGCSGAGATGATGGCGMCCTTCAYCGCGGARGGCGCCCGGACCATGMCCTTTGTGCGCTCCCGCCGCTCCGCCGAGGTCGTGGCGATGGTAGCCGCCGAGACTCTCTCCGGCAGTTTGGGCCGGCCGGATTTCGCGCAGCGCATCGCCGCCTACCGCGCCGGTTACTTGGCCGAGGACCGCCGCCGGTTGGAGCAGGCGCTTGACGATGCCTCCCTATTAGGCGTCGCCACCACCTCCGCCCTCGAGCTGGGCATCGACGTCGGCGGCCTCGATGCCGTGGTCACCGCCGGGTTTCCGGGCACCGTGGCCAGTTTTTGGCAGCAAGCCGGGCGCGCAGGCCGCCGCGGTCAAGGCTCGCTCGTAGTGCTCGTCGCCCGCGATGAACCCATGGATACCTACCTGGTGCACCACCCCGATGCGCTACTGGGAAAACCGGTAGAAGCAAGCGTCTTTAACCCCACGAATCCCTACATCCTCTTTGGACACCTCTACTGCGCGGCGGTGGAAAAACCGCTGGATGATGCCACCATTGCTGAGTGGGGTGCACGCGATGTCATCCACCAGCTTGCGGAGCAAGGCCTCGTGCGCCGCCGCGAGCGCGGGTGGTTCGCCGTGCCGATTCCCGCTTCCAGCGCAGAAGAGCTCTCGCCGGAAACCGCCCACTCGGCGGTATCGCTGCGCGGCGGGGCGGGCGAGGAGGTCATGATCGTGGATGCCTCTGATGGACGGCTCTTGGGAACCATCGATGCAGCCCGCGCGACCAGCCAAGTCCACCCCGGCGCGGTCTACCTGCACCAGGGCGAAAGTTTTGTCATCGAGGAGCTCCTCCTGGCCGATTATGTGGCACTCGCCCGCCCGGAGACTCCCGAGTATTCGACTACCCCGCGCTCCACGACGGATATTCGCATCGTGCGCGAGGCCGATAACCTGGTCAATTATTCCCCGGGCTTGTGGGTGGCGGACGTGGAGGTCGAGGTCACCGACCGCGTCACCGGCTACCAGGTGCGGCTTGCCGATGGCACCATCGGCGACGATATCCCCCTCGATCTCCCCGAACAGCGGCTGACCACCCGCGCCGTGGCCTATACCATCGACCCGCTGGCGCTTTCTGCGATGGGCATTACCGCCGCCGATATCCCCGGCACCCTGCATGCGGCCGAACATGCCGCCATTGGCCTGCTGCCGCTTATCGCCACCTGCGACCGCTGGGATATCGGCGGCGTATCCACCGCCCTGCACGCGGATACACAGCTTCCCACCGTCTTTGTTTACGACGGCCACCCCGGTGGTGCCGGGTTTGCCGAAGAGGGATTCCGCCGCTTCCCCGAGTGGATCGCGGCCACCTTTGAGGCGGTGCGCTCCTGCCCGTGCGAGGCCGGGTGCCCATCGTGCGTGCAATCGCCCAAGTGCGGCAACGGCAATAACCCTCTGAGCAAGGACGGCGCCATCAAGCTGCTCGGCGCGCTCGTCACCATGACGCAGGATGCCGCGGTTTAG
- the ssd gene encoding septum site-determining protein Ssd encodes MNTAHSRSTIVVAIGEEALRAEAVHAAAATSHEVITATDPRDIPRSLPGAYTVLVDALMARVIASAQAAQTAPAPVLFLAADPGPIDYEAALACHADRAFIIPAEIKELLAAIAQAAHPPEDRPGSATIAVVGASGGVGTSTFAAALSRSHCTASEQARALLIDATAHSGGLDLLLGVETAPGARWPELNIGDGSIDAADLXRALPSTADGIAVLSAARSTVKDTFTLDATLLAAATSAAHAGEGLCVVDCTAENIPAACTHVVLVVAAEVRSAAAAAQLILRMDEARRDIVVVLRQRQWAALSAPEVEDIXXHRVSAQLPXVRGLXRSIEIGGXPARLPAXLAKTATAVREEVGV; translated from the coding sequence ATGAACACAGCACACTCTCGCTCCACCATCGTCGTTGCCATAGGTGAGGAAGCCTTGCGCGCTGAGGCGGTTCATGCCGCCGCCGCGACCAGCCACGAGGTCATCACGGCAACCGATCCCCGCGATATCCCGCGCAGCCTCCCCGGAGCCTATACGGTCTTGGTCGACGCGCTCATGGCGCGCGTTATAGCCTCGGCCCAAGCCGCGCAGACCGCTCCCGCTCCGGTGCTTTTCCTCGCCGCGGACCCGGGGCCCATCGATTATGAGGCAGCGCTTGCCTGCCATGCGGACCGCGCCTTTATTATCCCCGCGGAGATTAAAGAGCTGCTGGCGGCTATTGCCCAGGCAGCGCACCCGCCGGAAGATCGCCCCGGTAGCGCTACCATCGCGGTGGTGGGCGCCAGCGGTGGGGTAGGCACCTCCACCTTTGCCGCAGCCCTTTCGCGTTCCCACTGCACGGCGAGTGAGCAGGCGCGGGCGCTGCTTATCGATGCCACCGCGCACTCCGGCGGCCTCGATCTCCTCCTCGGCGTGGAAACCGCGCCAGGTGCCCGCTGGCCGGAGCTCAACATTGGCGATGGCAGCATCGATGCCGCCGACCTTTMCCGCGCCTTGCCTTCTACCGCCGATGGCATAGCGGTGCTATCCGCAGCGCGCAGCACGGTGAAAGACACCTTCACACTAGATGCCACGCTTCTGGCGGCGGCGACGTCTGCGGCGCACGCAGGCGAGGGCCTGTGCGTTGTGGATTGCACGGCGGAAAATATCCCGGCTGCCTGCACGCACGTGGTGTTGGTGGTGGCTGCGGAGGTGCGATCGGCAGCGGCGGCCGCACAACTCATCCTGCGCATGGATGAGGCCCGGCGCGACATCGTGGTGGTGCTGCGCCAACGGCAGTGGGCGGCGCTGAGCGCGCCGGAGGTAGAAGACATTAYCCMCCACCGGGTCAGTGCCCAATTGCCTMCCGTGCGCGGGCTAMCCCGCAGCATCGAGATCGGCGGMCYCCCGGCCCGACTYCCCGCGGYTTTGGCMAAAACCGCCACTGCGGTGCGCGAGGAGGTAGGGGTATGA
- a CDS encoding cold-shock protein, producing the protein MTQGTVKWFNSEKGYGFIEREDGGGDIFVHYSEIQGSGFRTLEENQKVSFEVGSGPKGDQAQAVSIL; encoded by the coding sequence ATGACTCAAGGAACCGTTAAGTGGTTTAACTCCGAAAAGGGATACGGCTTCATCGAGCGCGAGGACGGCGGCGGAGACATCTTCGTGCACTACTCCGAAATTCAGGGCAGCGGCTTCCGCACCTTGGAAGAAAACCAGAAGGTAAGCTTCGAGGTTGGATCCGGCCCGAAGGGCGACCAGGCGCAGGCCGTTTCCATCCTCTAA
- a CDS encoding DUF4244 domain-containing protein, with product MSALFIKYSQLTRALVRNDEGMSTIEYAMGSLAAAALAGVLYMVINGGGVVDAIEGIITDALSNTPS from the coding sequence ATGTCTGCACTATTTATTAAGTACTCCCAGCTCACCCGCGCCCTCGTCCGCAACGATGAGGGGATGAGCACGATTGAATACGCCATGGGATCGCTCGCGGCCGCAGCGCTTGCCGGCGTGCTGTACATGGTCATCAACGGCGGCGGCGTGGTCGATGCCATCGAGGGAATTATCACCGATGCGCTATCGAATACTCCAAGCTAG
- a CDS encoding TadA family conjugal transfer-associated ATPase produces MSAAMDSSTETMEKTMEKMQRLIAAEPGLVHDASSLARRIREEAGVISDVAVVDLLRRLRQDATGMGPLDALLARQGVTDVVVNGPEDVFMDRGEGLERSDITFRNDGEVRQLASRLAAASGTRLDDAQPFADGRVTRPDGVVLRVHALLSPPAVGGTCISLRVLRQAQTTLPQLVANGTVPEDIRQLLAAMVDKRVSFLVIGGTGSGKTTLLSALLGTVSERERIVVIEDTAELSPHHPHCVSIVSRRANAEGSGEITMAQLLRQALRMRPDRIVVGEIRGPEVVDLFAALNTGHDGGAGTLHANSLFEVPARMEALGALGGLDRSALHSQLAAAVNVVLTMERTPHGRRLAHIGVLEGNPVTPRIVWSATEGPAPGFAEFSAALLDEPHEEAGGQTDA; encoded by the coding sequence ATGAGCGCAGCGATGGATAGTTCGACCGAAACCATGGAAAAGACCATGGAGAAGATGCAGCGGCTCATTGCTGCCGAACCAGGTCTGGTGCACGACGCCTCTAGCTTGGCCCGGCGGATCCGCGAGGAAGCGGGGGTTATCAGTGACGTTGCCGTAGTGGATCTGCTTCGGCGCCTGCGCCAGGACGCCACCGGCATGGGGCCACTGGATGCCTTATTGGCCCGGCAGGGCGTGACCGATGTCGTGGTCAACGGGCCCGAAGACGTCTTTATGGACCGCGGCGAGGGGCTAGAGCGCAGCGATATCACCTTTCGCAACGATGGGGAGGTGCGCCAGCTCGCTTCCCGGTTGGCGGCGGCCTCGGGCACGCGGCTTGATGATGCCCAGCCTTTTGCCGATGGCCGCGTCACGCGCCCCGATGGCGTCGTGCTCCGCGTGCACGCCCTTTTAAGCCCMCCCGCCGTGGGCGGAACGTGCATTAGCCTGCGTGTATTGCGCCAGGCACAGACCACCCTGCCACAGTTGGTGGCCAATGGCACCGTGCCCGAAGACATTCGCCAGCTGCTTGCCGCGATGGTGGACAAGCGGGTGTCCTTCCTCGTCATTGGCGGCACCGGTTCCGGCAAGACGACGCTGCTCTCGGCGCTTTTAGGGACCGTATCTGAGCGCGAGCGCATCGTGGTCATCGAAGATACGGCGGAGCTTTCACCCCACCACCCGCATTGCGTGAGCATCGTCTCGCGTCGGGCAAACGCGGAAGGCAGCGGGGAAATCACCATGGCGCAATTGCTGCGGCAGGCGCTGCGCATGCGCCCGGACCGCATCGTCGTCGGTGAAATTCGCGGCCCAGAGGTAGTCGATCTCTTCGCCGCGCTGAATACGGGACACGATGGTGGCGCGGGCACCTTGCACGCCAATTCCCTCTTTGAGGTACCCGCCCGCATGGAGGCCCTCGGCGCGCTCGGCGGCCTGGACCGCAGCGCCCTGCACTCGCAATTAGCGGCCGCCGTCAACGTGGTGCTGACCATGGAGCGCACGCCACATGGCCGGCGCCTGGCCCATATCGGCGTCTTAGAGGGCAATCCGGTCACCCCGCGCATTGTCTGGAGCGCAACCGAGGGCCCCGCGCCTGGCTTCGCGGAATTCTCGGCTGCGTTGCTGGATGAACCGCACGAAGAAGCAGGGGGTCAGACGGATGCTTAG